CAGCAAAAACAGCtttcaatatacaattgttttagcaccatttacATATACTCTGAACACAGCTGAGTCACATGCTTCAAACTAAGCAGGCCTCAGTTTGTTAACCAAAGCTAAATAACAcccaaagtatttacataaattatacacatagctatttacacagattactggccagcaaaacaaattagcattaacaaacaataaaaaactaaattcaccccatcacaatgttattttataaagagccaggactttaggatggaaatgcgttctggcaggctgttgtttctcccactcaatgtaactgaatgtgtcataagggaccttgattttactattgagtgctgttcttagatctaccaggcagctattatcttgtgttagggtagGACTCCGCAAACGATTTTgtcgcaatccgacgcgctgagacaaaatgcatgcgacttgtcgcatgcaacaaaaataaggtaagagatagaatttgCGCATGGTGTCACAgcattgatccgacacgactgtcggatgcagacgctgctgCGTTTTGTCGCAGGGTGTCGGATCGCGACAacatcgctcgtggagtcctacccttagggaactgctatctgattaccttcccattattctgttgtttggctgcttggggggagggggtgttgGGAGGTAGATGATAACACTCCAAcgtgcagtaaagagtgactgaagtttatcagagcacaagtcacatgaatggggggcagctgggaaactgacaatatatctagccccatgtcagatttcaaaattgaatattaaaaaaaaaaatcagtttgctcttttgagaaactgatttcagtgcagaattcttctggagcagcacaattaactgatgctttaaaaataaataaataaataaataaaaaattcccatgaccgtatccctttaactaattgCTGGCTTTGCTTTGAACAGCGTGGAGAAAGGATgctagtatcactttaagtggttTAGTTAACTAAAGCAATAATGCAGTAGACATCAGTTTTAGGCTTTAATGGCGCAATTCTACTTTCAATAAGTTtgatttcaaatgattttaataatatttaaaaccATTCTAATAGTTTGTTTTCACACCCATGCTGAAAATGTTCTAAATTAATCTACAGAACCCGAGTAAGGAGTGTGAGCCATACCGAACCAATGGAAGTAAACCTATTGCTCCATGTGGTGCCATTGCCAACAGTATGTTTAGCGGTAAGTTATCCTTGTTTTAAGCTTGAACTGAGATATATAGATGGTATAAATTAGCtattttaagggtttggattcggtttgtcAAGGCATTTGTATGAGGCAGAATCCTGTTTAAAAGGCGCCTTtttggcagaatccttgtgcATCTCTACtttttggttgctgtgggttactagaacgGTAGTAAATTATACTCCTTTTGTTATATTATCTTTTCATTGTGTAAATGAGTTTATCAGCAGAAATTGGGAATGTATCACTGTGCTGCCAGAAAAGCTGTTccagtttattttatttgcagttggTGATGAGACAGATCCATGATCCAGTTTTTGGTGTTGCTGCTCCTGGTAATATGTAAGGGGAATTAGAGGGGACATGTTAATGAGCAGTAAGCAACAACAACAGTTCTGATGGTAGTATAAAATAAGTGACATGCTACATTAAgattctcctattcataatttctgtttttttaatatatagacaAACTCTATTTGTATCAAATTGCTGCAAATGGAGACGAAACAGAAATCCCACTCATCAAAAAAGGTATTGCTTGGTGGACAGATAAAAATGTGAAGTTCAAAAATCCCACTGGAAATACAAGTAACCCAGAAAGCATTTTCTCGGGTAAGTTAAAGACCCAGactatatctgtttttttttaacaacaagtTAAAATGTGAGTGGACTGAAAGCAGTGAGGAGCTCCTCTAAAATgcgaaagaaatgtatttttgtgaTGACATCCCTAGGCCTTGCGGCCTTTGAGCAGTCTATGTGCCCTATCCATTAGGATATGATAGGTTTGTGCTTCTAGAAGTACTTCCCCCAACTAGTTTGGTAACATAATCAAGAAGATCTTTTGGCCCAATTTGTTTTGATATGCCCCTTATCTTTATGTTATTGCACCTCTAAATCTGCCAATTTTTGTTGAAGTCTTTCCATGTATGTTTGGAGTTTCTCATGTTTGTTTTCTAGTTTATGTGAGCCCACAAATTCACACATTTTGTTCTCTAAATATTCAGTGAGCTGGGCTAGAGATTATAAATCTGCTTTTAGGTCTGCTGTTGAGCTTTTTAGCTCAGTTTTTAGAGTCTTGATAGAAAAtagcttattttaaattaaaatacttctaGAAAATGCTTGTTTTATATATGTTACCtatacagtaaaaagaaaaattctgtatccagaaagctttttGTGTAACCTTGATCTCTTTCTGCAATTACTCCAGGTACAACAAAACCAATTAACTGGAAAAAGCCAGTTTATGAACTAGATTCAGCTGACAGTGATAACAATGGGTTCATCAATGAAGATTTTATTGTTTGGATGCGTACTGCTGCCTTGCCTACATTCAGAAAGCTTTATCGTTTGATAGAGAGGAAGGATGCTACATATCCAGCTCTGGCACCTGGCAATTACTCTCTTCATATTGAATACAGTATCCTTTATAACAGAATAGtagtataaatgttttttccctaATTCTAAGTGCGTATTGCCAAAAAGTaaccttctcttttaaaggaacagttcagtgtaaaaataaaaactgggtagatcggctgtgcaaaatatttaatgtttcttatatagttagttatccaaaaatgtaatgtataaaggctggagtgactggatatctaacataatagccagaacactacttcctgcttttcagttctctaactcttaGTCAGCAATTTGAGGGTGGgggacatgggacataactgtataTTTACTTTGCATTTGAGCCTTAGAATGCAGGTCCGATTTAAAACCAAAATGTTATGACCCgtatgccccccccctcaagtcactaatttGTTTCTAACCaatcagagagctgcaaagcaggaagttgagttctggctataatgttagacatccagtcactctagcctttatacattacatttttggataactaactatagtgaaaacattttttattttgcacaacctatcttgttaacacagtttttattttcacatggaataattcctttaagataAACAATACATATTCTTTTAGCAATATAATATATTGGAGGCTGTTTCAACTGTTTCTACTGTttcattcaaatccatgcatttttaaaataacgATTGTGCTGGAAGCTTTTAGTTTGATTTAGTATGATGTTTACCTAGGCTGCTACTTTTAAGAATGCATGGATATAAaagcattgttcacacctcagacagtACAGTATCCTTGCTTTTCAAGTGCCTGTCCTGCTTTACATTGTCTGTGTGTGCTATGTGTTGCCTGCCCTCCTCTACAAGTGGGAagtgaacctggtgggggtttgttagcttTTGGAAAtagttgttggggggggggtctgtagggtgtttaattatgtgctggggagGCATATGGATTCAAAGGTATTTCTTCATATGACTAAACGTTTTCACATATCTTTCACATATTGATATCCCTGTAGTAAGCACCAGCCATTTTTGTTCTTGGTATGCTTTCACCATTAATATGAGCATGCTCTTAAAAGTTTTTCTGATAACATGGGTGCGGTTTAAAAACCCACGCCATGTAGGCCACAAAAATCCCCCCCAGTCCAAAGTTGGACAGCACTCAGTCTAGAGTTTAGTTTTAATACACCAACGCTTGGAGAAGGTGGAGCAAAATATACACAACGGGTAATAAGTGTTATCTGCTGCATATCTTCCCATCTGCTTGGCTTTCCTATATAGTTCTCAGATTACCCTGTTCTCAGCTTTGACGGGAGGAAGAGGATGATTCTCAGCACCATCTCTTGGATGGGAGGAAAAAATCCATTCTTGGGAATTGCTTACATTACTGTGGGCTCAATATGCTTTTTTCTCGGCGTTGTACTGTTTATTATACATCATAAATATGGCAACCGTAACAATAGCGCTGATATTCCCAATTAATTGTTGGTACAGTAGTACTATTTGCATGTGCATCAAGGCAGATACCAAACTGCACAAATCCTCTGCTATTTTCCAGCTATGGTATTTTTAATGAGTGGGCACAAATTTGAAGTCCTTTTTATTTGTTGTAACCTGGAAAAACTAGTAAAGTATTGACGAAATATGAAATATCGAAACTAAACTTGTGCTTTGTTTCAAATACCTATttgttattttgttctgtttcctCTATATTTACATATGGACTTGCCAGACAGTATACATTTTACagttagctttttttttcctttcccctcTTGCATCCTCTTTGACCAAAATGTGTGTATGCATTAGCGTTTTTATGGATACAGTGTgcttgtaaaataatttaaaataagtagggatgcaccgaatccacttttttggattcggccgaacccacaaatccttcgcgaaagatccgaaccctaattgcatatgccaattaggggtgggaaggggaaaacatttttttacttccttgttttctgataaaaagtcacgcaatttccctccccgcccctaatttgcctatgcaaattcggattccgttcggccgGGAACAAGGATTAAATTAATAGGgataaatatttgaaaacaagATTTCCACAGCCGCCTCTTTTCACCCAGAGTTTAGGATTAAATAAACCCCCCAAGCCCTCATTCTTTGTTTCATTCTTCAATTCTACTGTGCTGTGTAATTTTGTAAAGTTGAGAGGATAGTTTTCATTACTAAAAGACTGTTCCAGTGCTACCCACACTGTTACTACGCACACTTGTTACTGAGGGAGAACTTGTCAGTCTATAGTAATAGACTCCTTTAATACAGCATCTTTGGCAATATTTGCCTGAGCATATCATACAATTCTTGATAGCTTCTATTGGAAATTCTCTAACTGTCAGTTCTCCTATACTTTTCCCTGAATAGCATGTTGAGTGGTTTATATCCGTTCTGGTTTCCATGGGTAACCGTTCCTTTGTTATGCCTAGACTGTAACTTATTTCTTGTGTATATTATTCAAGTATTTAAATACAGTGAGAAGGCATAGAAAAAAACGGAAAAGCATGTAAAATAGCTTGTTGATCCTTCTGGTCTCTTGGTTCATTACTATGCAAACTAAATTAATTTTGCACAGGGCTATTTTCTGTTGACAGGTAATTAGTTTTCTTTTGTCGAATAACAAATGTAACATATCACATTAACCCTGCTGGCTTTAGTTTGCACTAAACAGTGTCCTGCCTTGTTAAAACTGTATAATTGTAAATTTTGTTTTCATAATTATTGCACACAGAATCCTGTAAGATGCTCCTAACAGCTAGTGGTTCCTATTACGTAAGCCAAGATCTCATCAATTTTGTGTAAGCATTAGTGATGTGAAACCCATGGGGACCTGTCGGTTTACTGTAGGTTGGTTGGATcggggttgaaatttggccatccATTGTGGGGTTAAGTGTGGGTCAAACTGTGTAAGTACAGACCTCgtctgctcccaaagattccctgtacATAGGTACTGCTAAGAAGTGGTGTACAGAATACGACTTGGGTGCAGGTCCTTCAATGGCAATGTTTTGCAGCTTAGGGTCGGGtggagtttttcctgacccgcatatcactagtATACATATATGCTGCTGACActtttcttaaagaaaaatacactGTTTCTAGCCTTATAAGAACTCTGGCCATCCCTGTCTTGCCATTAATGTAATAACTGTGGAACATTCAAACACTTTGTGAAAGCGGTTGTCCACCTTAGAAcacttttccagttcagttgctttcagattgttcaccagaaataaagatttttcttattagtttctattttctatttgtgactgtttttctaataatataaagcttcatttttcactttctaaagcagctctggaaatgGGGCCACCGACTCTTTAATaaacattagttgatatattttttatctttgacCCTACTAAGCAGAATCcctcagtttcattaaaggggatctccacacaaacataacttaagctttttgaaaagtaaacaatttcaagcagctttgcaatatacatcaattaaaaaatatgcagacttttcatgatttttaatagtttagaacagttccctaagcctagcgccctgctctcctgctgatctctctgactactttgctgagctggctgactactgttactttgtatcaacagccatctgtccttagcctgcatacTTCAATTGGAGTAGACCCTCGCACACCAgttgtgcaggtatatagctttgctcggtgcacagtgaatggaggatacggtgACCTCCTAGTAACTGAAtcgaaaaaccacactagcacacaatacttgtatctgcagggcaagcccttgcaaaagtttttactgcggtggtgcatactccaaaccccacaattccctgcacatgggatttcaataaggaaaggaacatcacagtgcaatgcattgtgggttatgtagttcctgcatgctgtctgtaagctgcggAGAAGTTTTAACATCAGTATTAAGTCcggccttccctgccaggatttcaaatgatgcagaaagagtaCTGTTActcagctggattgcagcatagaaaatgccatttattcatactttttgaagaaatcgctaactgtgattggtatattagtggtttttgtgttatgtgggcctctttatcatattttggtttgaaagctggagttcccctttaaaggcagctgttagaattgatacaatagttgctaatagtccaCATACACTGCTGAGAAGTGTATCAaataattgtagcaaattgtaagttcggatgctcctggatcactgagctgccagactgaaacactcaactttaaacttaaattttgggaaaactgtaaaaaataaaaagatggaaagcaattgaaaacaatctgaaaacaactgaactgaaaaaagtgtttgaaaggtgaacaacccctttaaaacggGTATAGCAACGTCTAATATAGTTTAAATGGTGACCAAAAATAGGGTAATATCATGTATTATTAATCCTTACAATAGCTTATTGTTTCTAAAGTGAAGCCTAAAGGCATTACATAACTTGCTCTTGTGCCGGCATGGAATTGCTACTTTATGTAAATGTTCAAAGTATTGCTTCTGCTTGAGCAGGTTTAAATAAGTAGTTTAACTTCTATATTATTTACTTGGTCCTGGGTCTTatataaatggttaaaaacaggGACGGGCGAATTTGACcggtttcgcttcgccaaaaattcgccgccggcgaaatgtcgcagaagcccattaaagtctaggggcgtcaaaaaaaatttgtcgcgcggcgaaattattttgtcgcgcggcttttttttttttggtcgcacgtctccatacaagtctatgggcgtaattttttcggcgaaacgaggcgaaaaaattcgcccatccctagttaaaaacaattatttgaatattttgtgtAGTTCAGTTTCTGATATGTCTCTTaagttattttaaagttttaatatTAAAGAAGTTCAGCTAAAATAAGCTTTACAGACACATTATGTCCCAAAAAGTATATCAAGGACTAGAGTACTGTAAAGGTATCTGCACATAACATTTCCCACAACAGGAGTGCTGGCAGTATCCACCAATAGCTCCTTTGTAGATAATATAATACGCTGGAAGAAATGTGCCTTTTAATGATCTAGTTCTGTTGCTCTTCGGGTTGTCTGACATTTAAACAGCAATATGTTTGTTAAGGTCATTGACCATAACAACCAGACACTTGTTAAAATGaaggtgaataggagagggcttaagAATGGGTCTGTGTCAATCAAATTGATTTAAAGATGAACTTCACCTtgaactttattttttcttcttaacATTCCTTTCTACCTCTGGATTATCAGTAAGTGTTGACCACATTTACTCCATGTTACTTCGGtcccttctatttttttttatttaaatatagcaaaaatgttgattgcattcatttaaacagaattatttgtataaagatCTATTTACAAGTGATGCCAAGTTGGGGTcaacaaaaaactgtttgctgAAAGCCCTGCCTACCCACTGacatgaatgtgtttttttgttagtctcaacatttaggggctaatttatcaaaatgtgagattagagctcacaacaaaaaaatcactcgctttctattcattcttatgggatttttagaattgtatttatcgaATAGTGAACTTTTactcattgataaataaaattctaaaaatcccatagaaatgaataaatgaataatttttttgtgatgaGCTCTaagctcacattttaataaatctgccccttattgtttgcaAAAATTACTTATGCCATTATATTTACCAAAGCTGTATGAGGTAGAGAGAGGCTATAGTACAGGCTTGTGTATACAGAATACTTTTCAGTCTAATGAATGTCATGGAGGAGTGGTGAGGgctccacaattttttttttttattatttgttcagCTTATATTGTCCCATTGTTTGGTTTTTTGCCTGTGAATAAAATCTCTTATTGAATGTGTGTTTGGTATTACTGTCATTTTTGTGGTgaactgtattaaatatataattttgaggAAGTATAACACCGTTtcttttatgaaataaaatgtgcTTATCTGGACTTAACTAAAATATATGCATACCttattctgtttcatttttaaaattctgcatcCCTATAATTAGATATGAAGTCCAGATATGCAGTATTTCAAGGCTCATGCCCTCATGGTTTCTCGTGCATTCCCCTGCAGTGCACTTTTTGAGTTATGTGCAAGGGCATTcatgggttaaaggggtggttcacctttgaggtaacttttaacatgttaaagaatgtccaattcctGGCAATTTTGAAATTGGTCTTATTTATATTcgattttttgttatttgtcttgactctttccagctttcaaataggggtcgctgatcccatctaaaaacaaatgtttataaaaaggGAAGAGGAAAgacaaagaaccttgttttgtgactgcgAGTTGCCTTCAGTGGTTAAAATTAACCCTCACTTCTGTAGACCGTGTGTCAATTGATTTATTGACCAACTTTTTCATTCACCAATcagttaatacatatatataaatttctCACCTTGtgccaataaatataaagtgcatatgcttaaataaatacaaccacTACACTGGCTCTGTGTGTATTTTATCAATTAATGATTCTATAAAAAAGCTGTACCAATTAATTTATGCAAATTCTTAGTATTGGTTAAGACTAAGAATTTGCATAAATGAATTGGTACTAGCTTTTTTATAGAATTATTAATTGATAAAATACACACAGAGCCGGTGTAGtgacaatcaatattttattggttgtatttatttaagcatatgcactttatatttattggcaCAAGGTGagaaatttatatatatgtattaactgATTGGTGAATGAAAAAGTTGGTCACTAAATCAATTGACACACGGTCTACAGAAGTGAGGGTTAATTTTAACCGTTGAAGGCAACTcgcagtcacaaaacaaggttctttgtctttcctcttctctttttttataatcaattttatccttgtgtgtactgtagttttacgagacactttaataaagaaagttagtgaaaccctattactatctaaaaacaaatgctctgtaaggctacaaatgtatatatcctgcagcgggtcgggtacccacgggttaccagCAAACACCTGAGGTAccatgcgggttgcgggtagaagttccgggtgcaaaAAGAAgcgggtcggtggttctgcggATGGTTGGGAGAGGACAGGCAGTTCAGAAGAGGCACAGGCTTGCAGTTTCATGTTGTAAAATGCTTGGGTGGACACAACTGTTTCATAAAATTGTGAGGAGGGGGCCATACTGTGTCTGTTGTTCTAGCCATTTAAAAACAGGTGTGTAACATGCAGCAGTTAATTGTGGCACTCTTTCACTTCTTGCCAAATGTTGgtaatagggttgccacgttttctgggaggggaaaaaaattctggaAATATTTAACACAGAGTGATGAGTGAAATAATGCCCACAGactctaataaaaaaatgtgttgtgaTATTTgtcttgcgtcaaaaaaaatgttgccatccATACACCACTGGATTTTGCTGAATTTTTACCTTTtcgcaaagcaaaacgggtcagattggCGCATCACTCTCCAGccatactactgtatatacatgaagCATCAGAAGTAAGTGagccagaaataaaaatgactacACTTCGCCTGGCGCTGCAAAATTCCACAATTAAATTGCAGTTTACACAAACGGGTCAGTGAAAGACGAAAGGTGGAGAATGTAGAAAGTTCGGGTTATAAGCAGCAGATTGTATTGATAAAAATGCCTGACTTTCATTTAGGTGCAGTTTTACACCACTCAGCTACAATAAAATGGTTTATTCCGCAGGACTCATTAGGTGCTGGGATACCGTAAAGTGTTGACTACAGTGGGAATTGCCTGTTACACGAAGTTTAATTACATCACGGACGGCGCGTTTTAAAACATTGACCTATGAAGACTGCTCTTCCGGGGATCTTAAAAATGTTACTAAATGACGTTACGACAGAAACTAAACACCACCAGGCAGGCAATGACGCTCGATGGATTTCACACGTCCAGCCACACAGACTATAAGTATTTGCATCCAAATGTGCGGCCATGTTTGATACTGGCAAACACCGTATCAGAACAATTTCATTCGAACTATTCGCCTAGAATGCTAAAATCTGCTCCAGCCTGCATGCGAATACATGTCAGGCTACTGTTATAAACCCCAAAGCTAGCCCAACTCGTTCCATCCAAATAGTCCGCTACGACCTTAGTTTTGACATTTGCCCTTATTACATTGACAAGCACGCCTTTCCTGTGACGCGAGTTTCCGGTTAAAGCGTGACTTCCTTTTTCCGCCGGGCTAGTGTCCTTGTCCTTTCTTGGGAGTTGtaggttgtgtgtgtgtggagtAAGAGAAGAAGCGTCAGAATGCTGCGCAATTTATTGGTAAGTCTTTACTTCACTGGACAACTTTGTCGCGGTGTCAGGCGATAATGCAACTGAATGGCGCGGGATGGGATGACTACAGACTGAAAGCTGACAGAAATGTGCTCTTATTTGAATTTCAATGACACTGGCGCGGTTTAAGGAAATACACACTATTAGTGTTTTCTTATTGAGCATATGCGCGGCCTTTTGCGTCTAATGTGCTAACCCGTGCCTCTTCTTTGCCTCCTAATCTCTGCCTCCAGtctttattttctctctctctctctctctctctctctctctctctctctctctctctctctctctctctctctccctccttgTGAAATCCCTCATTTATATTTTCTAGAAATGGCATAGTGTGCTCCCTGTGCATGTTCTCTTGCTCCCACTCCCCTACATTCCCATTTTTATGTCTTGCATGAAATAATGTCCTTGCCCATTGTACAGAACCTGCCCACACACTTCCCCTTTTCTACACTGAATATTCGACACTTAAATCATTTTGGAGGTTGACTGGAAGTACTTCGAAGTTTGTATATTCTACACATTGCCAATACGTTTCTTTTCCCTTTATTATAGCAATGATtctacttttgttttatttaaacaaatcccAATTGGCAATATGCTTGATAGAACCTACTTGAATCCTGAGAGGTTTTGAACTTGTGTCCCTGTAACAACATCTCCCTGAACATTAGATTTACCTTGTAGGCTCTGCAGTGTACGTGCAGTTTCTCACTTCCTGGTTTTATTCATAGCTGTCATTTAGTTGTGGGAGGGGCCACATCTGCAAGTTCACGCATTCCACACAAGAATGAAGCGCTCACCTCCGTCTCTTTTCCCTTGggaccaggtgcttagcagtcaatttcccactctgccatgggtaTCAAATCATATACAATCTCCAACAgtccgcagcacactgacacgttgtttctgtgaaacttttgtgatttattggctcagtagagaaaaaaaatgcaatgtttcgaGTCTCACAGGAATCTTTATCAAGCATGTGGTTACATTCATTACTCTGTGTTACATCTGCAAGTTCACGCATTCATCTGTGCTAAACATCGCTAGTATTGCAGTTAAATGAATcctcatttattttttgcagtagTTTTTATCCTAAACATAatttattgcttgttttttttaaagatgatgtGGGGTAGGTGTGACTGTATCCAGAAtatagaagaaaaaagaagcacaCTTACAACTGCTGTGGTGTAACCGAGGTACCTCTAAGTGTTTATTGCAGTCTAACCGGTTGTTCTCTGTAATTATCA
The genomic region above belongs to Xenopus laevis strain J_2021 chromosome 5L, Xenopus_laevis_v10.1, whole genome shotgun sequence and contains:
- the tmem30a.L gene encoding transmembrane protein 30A L homeolog encodes the protein MAMNYNAKEEDGNHTSGLGPNLGKSKKPDNTAFKQQRLPAWQPILTAGTVLPAFFIIGIVFIPIGIGIFVTSNNIREFEIDYTGVDPSSPCYKCSNVTLNGPTCNCIINFTLDYAFESNVFMYYGLSNFYQNHRRYVKSRDDSQLNGDKNSLTNPSKECEPYRTNGSKPIAPCGAIANSMFSDKLYLYQIAANGDETEIPLIKKGIAWWTDKNVKFKNPTGNTSNPESIFSGTTKPINWKKPVYELDSADSDNNGFINEDFIVWMRTAALPTFRKLYRLIERKDATYPALAPGNYSLHIEYNYPVLSFDGRKRMILSTISWMGGKNPFLGIAYITVGSICFFLGVVLFIIHHKYGNRNNSADIPN